A window of Microcystis aeruginosa FD4 contains these coding sequences:
- a CDS encoding DUF5615 family PIN-like protein: MQIKYLIDENLPPIYQIQLRRKEPDLVVWAIGDPNTPPKGTLDTEILIWCEKYNFILVTNNRSSMPVHLIDHLAQGQHIPGIFQINPSMSLGETIEELVLAALASLDDEYRDRISYLPLL, translated from the coding sequence ATGCAAATCAAGTATTTGATCGATGAAAATCTCCCTCCAATTTATCAAATACAGCTACGGCGCAAAGAACCTGATTTAGTAGTCTGGGCAATTGGCGATCCTAACACACCACCAAAAGGCACTTTAGATACAGAAATCCTGATTTGGTGTGAAAAATACAACTTTATTCTCGTAACGAATAATCGTAGCTCTATGCCTGTCCATCTAATCGATCATCTCGCCCAAGGGCAACACATTCCTGGAATCTTCCAAATCAATCCCAGTATGAGCTTGGGTGAAACTATTGAGGAATTAGTACTAGCTGCTCTTGCTTCTCTCGATGACGAGTACAGAGATCGGATTTCCTATTTGCCGTTGCTATAA
- a CDS encoding type II toxin-antitoxin system HicB family antitoxin, with protein sequence MNTFTAVVEKDFDTNLYVGYVPGFPGVHSQGETLDELQKNLCEVIEMLLEDEQTRFETVFVAIQ encoded by the coding sequence ATGAACACATTTACTGCTGTTGTGGAAAAAGATTTTGATACTAATCTCTATGTTGGTTATGTCCCTGGGTTCCCTGGAGTACATTCTCAAGGTGAAACTTTAGATGAATTACAGAAAAATCTTTGTGAAGTGATAGAAATGCTCCTTGAGGATGAACAAACAAGATTTGAAACAGTATTTGTTGCTATACAGTAA
- a CDS encoding type II toxin-antitoxin system HicA family toxin: MVRILENLGFVEVRQKDSHKQFLPEDERATTVPFHKYGLKK, encoded by the coding sequence GTGGTTCGTATCTTAGAAAATCTTGGCTTTGTTGAGGTACGTCAGAAAGACTCCCATAAACAGTTCCTTCCTGAAGATGAACGTGCAACTACCGTTCCATTTCATAAATATGGCTTGAAGAAGTGA
- a CDS encoding type II toxin-antitoxin system HicA family toxin: MPRKIRELKAQIAREGFVYLPKRGKGSHERWRHPLIGKTLTIPGKDGDDVPLYLEKQLTKLLTELKELREDGD, encoded by the coding sequence ATGCCTAGAAAGATCCGAGAGTTGAAAGCTCAAATTGCCCGTGAAGGATTTGTTTACTTACCCAAACGCGGCAAGGGCAGCCATGAACGTTGGAGACATCCTTTGATCGGAAAAACACTGACAATCCCGGGCAAAGATGGAGATGATGTCCCACTTTACCTAGAAAAACAACTGACAAAACTACTGACTGAACTGAAAGAGTTGCGAGAGGATGGAGATTAA
- a CDS encoding type II toxin-antitoxin system HicB family antitoxin, producing the protein MNRYSMIVQWSDEDQLFLVTIPEFSDLVVMPCTHGKTRQEAIHNGEEVIEMYLEAWRTEGEVIPEPRTRSIA; encoded by the coding sequence ATGAATAGATACAGCATGATTGTTCAGTGGTCTGATGAAGATCAGCTTTTCCTGGTAACGATCCCAGAGTTTTCTGATCTTGTCGTCATGCCTTGTACTCATGGCAAAACTCGTCAAGAGGCTATCCACAACGGGGAAGAAGTGATTGAAATGTACTTGGAAGCCTGGCGGACAGAAGGTGAAGTGATTCCCGAACCCAGAACAAGATCGATCGCTTGA